A section of the Vibrio vulnificus CMCP6 genome encodes:
- the atpA gene encoding F0F1 ATP synthase subunit alpha, which produces MQLNSTEISDLIKQRIESFNVVSEARNEGTIVSVSDGIIRIHGLADVMQGEMIELPGGRYALALNLERDSVGAVVMGPYADLKEGMKVTGTGRILEVPVGPELLGRVVNTLGEPIDGKGPIEAKLTSPVEVIAPGVIDRQSVDQPVQTGYKSVDSMIPIGRGQRELIIGDRQTGKTAMAIDAIINQKNSGIFSIYVAIGQKASTIANVVRKLEEHGALKNTIVVVASASESAALQYLAPYAGCAMGEYFRDRGEDALIVYDDLSKQAVAYRQISLLLKRPPGREAFPGDVFYLHSRLLERAARVNAEYVERFTNGEVKGKTGSLTALPIIETQAGDVSAFVPTNVISITDGQIFLQTELFNAGVRPAVDPGISVSRVGGSAQTKIIKKLSGGIRTALAAYRELAAFAQFSSDLDEATKRQLNHGQKVTELMKQKQYAPMSVFDQALTIFAAERGYLSDIELSKVLDFEAALLSYARGQYAELAAEIDKTGAYNDEIEAQLKKLTDDFKATQTW; this is translated from the coding sequence ATGCAACTTAATTCCACGGAAATTAGCGATCTAATTAAACAGCGTATTGAATCTTTCAACGTTGTTAGTGAAGCTCGCAATGAAGGTACTATCGTATCGGTAAGCGACGGTATCATTCGCATTCACGGCCTAGCGGACGTGATGCAAGGTGAAATGATTGAATTACCGGGTGGCCGTTATGCACTAGCACTTAACCTTGAGCGTGACTCGGTTGGTGCGGTAGTAATGGGTCCATATGCTGACCTTAAGGAAGGCATGAAAGTAACAGGTACTGGTCGTATTCTTGAAGTGCCAGTTGGTCCTGAGCTATTGGGTCGTGTAGTGAACACACTAGGTGAGCCAATTGACGGTAAAGGTCCAATTGAAGCGAAATTAACGTCACCTGTTGAAGTGATTGCACCAGGTGTAATCGACCGTCAGTCGGTTGATCAACCTGTACAAACTGGTTATAAGTCAGTTGACTCAATGATCCCTATCGGTCGTGGTCAGCGTGAACTTATCATCGGTGACCGTCAGACTGGTAAAACAGCGATGGCGATCGATGCGATCATCAACCAGAAAAACTCTGGTATTTTCTCTATCTACGTAGCGATTGGTCAGAAAGCTTCTACTATCGCCAACGTAGTGCGTAAACTGGAAGAGCACGGTGCTCTGAAGAACACAATTGTGGTTGTGGCTTCAGCATCTGAATCTGCTGCACTGCAATACCTAGCGCCATACGCAGGTTGTGCAATGGGTGAATACTTCCGTGATCGCGGCGAAGACGCACTGATTGTTTATGATGATCTATCAAAGCAAGCGGTCGCTTACCGTCAGATTTCTCTATTGCTAAAACGCCCACCAGGCCGTGAAGCATTCCCAGGTGACGTATTCTACCTTCACTCTCGTCTACTAGAGCGTGCAGCTCGTGTAAACGCAGAGTATGTAGAGCGTTTCACTAACGGTGAAGTAAAAGGTAAGACAGGTTCTTTAACCGCTCTTCCTATCATCGAAACTCAGGCTGGTGACGTTTCTGCATTCGTACCAACCAACGTAATCTCGATCACCGATGGTCAGATCTTCCTACAAACTGAGCTATTCAACGCGGGTGTACGTCCAGCGGTTGATCCAGGTATCTCAGTATCTCGTGTAGGTGGTTCTGCACAAACGAAAATCATCAAGAAGCTGTCTGGTGGTATCCGTACAGCACTAGCGGCTTACCGTGAACTTGCAGCGTTTGCTCAGTTCTCTTCGGATCTTGATGAAGCGACTAAGAGACAGTTGAACCACGGTCAAAAAGTAACTGAACTGATGAAGCAGAAGCAATACGCTCCGATGTCAGTGTTTGACCAGGCTCTAACTATCTTTGCGGCAGAGCGTGGCTACCTAAGCGATATCGAACTTTCTAAAGTTCTTGATTTCGAAGCAGCTCTACTATCGTACGCTCGCGGTCAATACGCTGAATTAGCAGCTGAGATCGACAAGACGGGTGCTTACAACGATGAAATCGAAGCTCAGTTGAAGAAACTGACTGACGACTTCAAAGCAACCCAAACTTGGTAA
- a CDS encoding F0F1 ATP synthase subunit epsilon, with protein MAAITFHLDVVSAEKKIFSGRVETFQVTGSEGELGIFHGHTPLLTAIKPGMVRIVKLHGEEEFIYVSGGIVEVQPGTATVLADTAIRGEELDAAKAEEAKRRAKENILNQHGDMDFAQAASELAKAIAQLRVIELTKKRR; from the coding sequence ATGGCAGCAATAACCTTTCATCTGGATGTGGTAAGCGCGGAGAAGAAAATCTTTTCTGGTCGCGTTGAAACGTTTCAGGTGACCGGTAGCGAGGGTGAGCTGGGTATTTTCCATGGCCACACACCGCTGCTGACCGCTATCAAGCCTGGTATGGTGCGTATTGTTAAACTTCACGGCGAAGAAGAGTTCATTTATGTCTCTGGTGGTATCGTAGAAGTTCAGCCTGGTACTGCAACAGTACTGGCTGATACTGCGATTCGTGGTGAAGAACTAGACGCAGCGAAGGCAGAAGAAGCAAAACGTCGTGCGAAAGAGAACATTCTCAACCAGCATGGCGATATGGACTTCGCACAAGCGGCCAGTGAACTGGCTAAAGCCATTGCTCAGCTTCGTGTTATCGAGCTGACAAAGAAACGTCGTTAA
- the atpD gene encoding F0F1 ATP synthase subunit beta codes for MATGKIVQIIGAVVDVEFPQSDVPSVYDALNVKDSKERLVLEVQQQLGGGVVRCIVMGSSDGLRRGVEVVNTGAPISVPVGTKTLGRIMNVLGDAIDERGEIGAEELYSIHRPAPSYEEQSNATELLETGVKVIDLICPFAKGGKIGLFGGAGVGKTVNMMELINNIALQHSGLSVFAGVGERTREGNDFYHEMQEAGVVNIEKPEESKVAMVYGQMNEPPGNRLRVALTGLTMAERFRDEGRDVLLFVDNIYRYTLAGTEVSALLGRMPSAVGYQPTLAEEMGVLQERITSTKQGSITSVQAVYVPADDLTDPSPATTFAHLDATVVLNRNIAAMGLYPAIDPLDSTSRQLDPLVVGQEHYDTARGVQQTLQRYKELKDIIAILGMDELSESDKQVVARARKIERFLTQPYHVAEVFTGDPGVYVPLKETLRGFKGLLAGEYDDIPEQAFMYCGTIDEAIENAKKL; via the coding sequence ATGGCTACAGGTAAGATCGTACAGATCATCGGTGCGGTAGTCGACGTAGAGTTCCCACAGAGCGATGTACCAAGTGTATACGACGCTCTAAACGTAAAGGACTCAAAAGAGCGTCTTGTTCTTGAAGTTCAACAACAGCTAGGCGGTGGCGTAGTTCGTTGTATCGTAATGGGTAGCTCTGATGGTTTACGTCGTGGAGTTGAAGTAGTAAATACAGGCGCTCCAATTTCAGTACCAGTAGGTACTAAGACCCTAGGTCGTATCATGAACGTGCTTGGTGATGCGATTGACGAGCGTGGTGAGATCGGTGCAGAAGAGCTGTACTCAATTCACCGTCCAGCGCCAAGCTACGAAGAGCAGTCAAATGCGACTGAACTTCTAGAAACAGGCGTTAAAGTAATCGACTTGATTTGTCCTTTCGCTAAGGGTGGTAAAATCGGTCTATTCGGTGGTGCAGGTGTAGGTAAGACCGTTAACATGATGGAACTTATCAACAACATCGCACTGCAACACTCTGGTCTATCTGTATTCGCAGGTGTAGGTGAGCGTACTCGTGAGGGTAATGACTTCTACCACGAGATGCAGGAAGCGGGTGTTGTAAACATCGAGAAGCCTGAAGAATCAAAAGTAGCGATGGTTTACGGTCAGATGAACGAGCCTCCAGGTAACCGTCTACGTGTTGCACTGACTGGCCTGACAATGGCAGAGCGTTTCCGTGACGAAGGTCGTGACGTTCTACTGTTTGTCGATAACATCTACCGTTACACACTTGCTGGTACAGAGGTATCTGCACTGCTAGGCCGTATGCCTTCAGCGGTAGGTTACCAGCCAACTCTTGCAGAAGAGATGGGTGTACTTCAGGAGCGTATCACGTCAACGAAGCAAGGTTCTATCACGTCTGTACAGGCGGTATACGTACCTGCGGATGACTTGACTGACCCGTCTCCAGCAACAACGTTCGCGCACTTGGATGCAACGGTTGTACTTAACCGTAACATCGCAGCGATGGGTCTATACCCAGCGATCGACCCACTGGATTCGACGTCTCGTCAGCTAGACCCACTTGTTGTAGGTCAAGAGCACTATGACACTGCTCGTGGTGTTCAGCAGACACTTCAGCGCTACAAAGAGCTGAAAGACATCATCGCAATCCTAGGTATGGACGAGCTATCTGAATCAGATAAGCAAGTGGTTGCGCGTGCACGTAAGATTGAGCGTTTCCTAACTCAGCCTTACCACGTAGCGGAAGTATTTACAGGCGACCCAGGTGTTTACGTACCTCTTAAAGAGACTCTACGTGGCTTCAAAGGTCTACTAGCTGGTGAATACGATGACATTCCAGAGCAAGCGTTTATGTACTGCGGTACTATCGACGAAGCTATTGAGAATGCTAAGAAGCTATAA
- the atpG gene encoding F0F1 ATP synthase subunit gamma has protein sequence MAGAKEIRSKIGSVKSTQKITKAMEMVAASKMRRSQDAMEASRPYAETMRKVIGHVANASLEYRHPYLDEREAKRVGYIIISTDRGLCGGLNINVFKKAVTDMQAWKEKGAEVELAVIGSKATAFFKHGGAKVAAQVSGLGDSPSLEDLIGSVSVMLEKYDEGELDRLYLVFNKFVNTMVQQPTIDQLLPLPKSDSKDMQREHSWDYIYEPEPQALLDALLVRYVESQVYQGVVENLACEQAARMVAMKAATDNATNLIDDLELVYNKARQAAITQELSEIVGGAAAV, from the coding sequence ATGGCCGGCGCAAAAGAGATACGTAGTAAAATCGGGAGTGTTAAAAGCACTCAGAAGATTACGAAAGCGATGGAAATGGTAGCAGCTTCAAAAATGCGTCGTTCGCAAGACGCAATGGAAGCTTCTCGTCCATACGCGGAAACAATGCGTAAAGTGATCGGTCATGTGGCAAATGCAAGTCTAGAGTATCGTCATCCGTACCTAGATGAGCGTGAAGCCAAGCGTGTTGGTTACATCATCATTTCAACGGACCGTGGTCTGTGTGGCGGCTTGAACATCAACGTGTTCAAAAAAGCGGTTACAGATATGCAGGCATGGAAAGAGAAAGGTGCTGAGGTTGAGCTTGCGGTAATTGGCTCAAAAGCGACAGCTTTCTTTAAACATGGCGGCGCGAAAGTGGCAGCTCAGGTTTCAGGTTTGGGTGATAGCCCAAGTTTGGAGGACCTGATCGGTTCGGTTAGCGTGATGCTAGAAAAATATGATGAAGGTGAATTGGACCGTTTGTACCTTGTATTTAACAAGTTCGTAAACACCATGGTTCAACAACCAACGATCGATCAATTGCTACCTTTGCCTAAATCGGACAGCAAAGATATGCAGCGTGAGCATTCATGGGATTACATCTATGAGCCAGAACCTCAGGCTCTACTCGATGCACTATTAGTGCGTTATGTAGAATCTCAGGTTTATCAAGGTGTAGTTGAGAACCTTGCTTGTGAGCAAGCGGCTCGAATGGTTGCTATGAAGGCTGCAACTGATAACGCAACCAACTTGATTGACGACTTAGAACTTGTGTACAACAAAGCCCGTCAGGCTGCGATTACACAAGAACTATCGGAAATCGTTGGTGGTGCAGCAGCGGTTTAA